Proteins from a single region of Acidianus ambivalens:
- a CDS encoding nickel-dependent hydrogenase large subunit, producing the protein MSNPLTMKIDPITRVAGHLGLTATVDPNTGQVINNQAYTYVTMFRGFEVFLRGRQPPDAVHIVSRSCGVCGAAHANASVRANDMALGAVPYPLGQALRNLAYAMTDMIYDHSIILNVLEGPDFSAEVMQQYYPSCWQAAQQTQAEYSDIHGFSTIADIMTALNPFTGWLWQKSVKYQIIAREAGVLIYGRHSHPPMLIPGGIGTDLSVGESLFTQYMYRLTKLTAWTKVVIAAWMDLANFLINNCDYETQGLTYAKPTYISSYGYESPVLYSNLGDNYQDIYKNYDSLANTADEGPQTVFRATIVRNGELLSKSFIDLNVAQLEFVNSSFYHDWAKITSPFTETDPIGNTLAWGLQDSDGVNLYMYHPWNKTTIPNPMAPNFMDKYSWDAEPRLVWKDGTMWAYETGPWARLHAVAHYHPNSPIVKNGQITIELPTISELPSDLPSGAGPAWTVEWLPPDESTTLSRILGRAVDMAAAIFTAWDNLEYALEVYMKNQSSPQTSRPWKQPSFSLGVGQYEVPRGTSRHWMVVKDYTIANYQYQAPTTPNVSPRDNNCNGPWCINGQAIGAFEMSVINTKIMEEVPPDQWVGYDFLRAIRSFDPCLVCAAHFEIKGKNKKLEHIITPVCNS; encoded by the coding sequence ATGTCTAATCCCTTAACTATGAAAATAGATCCAATTACAAGGGTTGCAGGTCATTTAGGTTTGACTGCAACTGTAGATCCAAATACAGGTCAAGTCATAAATAATCAAGCATACACATACGTAACAATGTTCAGAGGATTCGAGGTATTCCTAAGAGGAAGACAACCGCCAGATGCCGTTCATATAGTTTCGAGATCATGCGGAGTCTGCGGTGCAGCACACGCTAATGCATCAGTTAGAGCAAACGATATGGCCTTAGGTGCAGTACCGTATCCACTAGGTCAAGCTCTAAGGAACTTAGCTTATGCGATGACAGACATGATATACGACCATTCCATTATCTTGAACGTGCTAGAAGGACCAGACTTTTCTGCTGAGGTAATGCAACAATACTATCCATCTTGCTGGCAGGCGGCGCAACAGACACAAGCAGAATACTCAGATATTCACGGATTTTCTACAATAGCAGATATAATGACTGCACTAAATCCATTCACTGGTTGGTTATGGCAAAAGTCTGTAAAATACCAGATAATAGCTAGAGAGGCGGGAGTACTAATATACGGAAGGCATTCCCATCCACCAATGCTAATTCCGGGAGGAATAGGTACAGATTTATCAGTAGGAGAATCGTTATTCACACAGTACATGTATAGGCTAACCAAATTAACAGCGTGGACTAAAGTAGTTATAGCAGCGTGGATGGATCTGGCAAACTTCTTAATAAATAATTGTGACTACGAGACGCAAGGATTAACTTATGCAAAGCCCACATATATAAGCAGTTACGGTTACGAAAGTCCAGTACTCTACAGTAATCTAGGAGATAATTACCAAGACATATACAAGAATTATGATAGTTTAGCGAATACCGCTGATGAAGGACCTCAAACTGTATTCAGAGCTACAATAGTTAGGAATGGAGAATTACTGAGCAAGAGCTTTATAGATCTTAATGTAGCCCAGTTGGAGTTCGTTAACTCTTCATTCTATCACGATTGGGCTAAGATAACTTCGCCGTTCACAGAAACAGACCCTATAGGAAATACGTTAGCTTGGGGGCTTCAAGACTCTGATGGAGTTAATTTATATATGTATCATCCATGGAATAAGACTACAATACCTAACCCCATGGCTCCGAACTTTATGGATAAGTACAGCTGGGACGCAGAACCAAGACTTGTGTGGAAAGATGGCACTATGTGGGCTTACGAAACAGGGCCCTGGGCAAGATTACACGCTGTAGCACATTACCATCCAAATAGTCCGATTGTAAAGAACGGTCAAATAACCATAGAGTTACCTACAATATCTGAATTACCTTCAGATTTACCAAGTGGTGCAGGACCAGCCTGGACTGTAGAATGGCTTCCGCCAGACGAGTCCACTACTTTGTCCAGGATTCTTGGTAGAGCTGTCGATATGGCCGCTGCAATATTTACTGCATGGGACAATCTAGAGTATGCTCTAGAAGTTTATATGAAGAATCAATCCAGCCCTCAAACTTCTAGGCCGTGGAAGCAACCGTCATTCTCTTTAGGCGTTGGGCAATACGAAGTGCCTAGAGGTACCTCAAGACATTGGATGGTAGTTAAAGATTATACTATAGCCAATTATCAGTATCAAGCTCCAACTACGCCTAACGTCAGCCCAAGAGATAATAATTGCAATGGTCCATGGTGCATTAACGGGCAAGCAATAGGAGCTTTCGAAATGTCAGTGATAAACACGAAAATAATGGAAGAAGTTCCGCCAGATCAGTGGGTAGGATATGATTTCCTTAGAGCAATAAGAAGTTTCGACCCATGTCTAGTATGTGCAGCTCACTTCGAGATTAAAGGTAAGAACAAGAAGCTAGAACATATAATAACTCCAGTGTGTAATAGTTGA
- a CDS encoding (Fe-S)-binding protein yields MSVTEQETINLEALKRAIDDVFYSQIDSTILYYLQSCVNCKACEAACPFTPTSLEYSPVNKAEIARQLYRPRFTIWGKTIGRVIGGSKKYLSLEEAETMADYAWHCTNCGACMFVCPMAIDSGALIDLLRQVTFKAGMTPKIYTDIEQLEVSGKYWDIQVFRDAWNNLISKMKEAVGKDIPLDKKNSEVLFYASIYEAMVYPDVLIKVAKILDMLGKDWTFMSKPLGIRPPVGLVIGDKEGALDVMKRVYAYFTEMSPKYVLLTAGGFEYPALRYTMHEVLKVQPKYEVVHVTELLAKWYEEKEFEIEPVDEVITWHDPCQLGRRGGVFEAPRVLMKALSKNFKELPSHGVNSFCCSRGGGGCGLASMVENMAKAIGIPISEKDKKFLDSTLEPLIKAGKIKVNEINKVKASEVLTGCPVCIESIGFSIDYYHANAKVNHIIELLADRIKVTKK; encoded by the coding sequence ATGTCAGTAACTGAGCAGGAAACAATAAACTTAGAGGCATTAAAGAGAGCTATAGATGACGTATTCTATTCTCAGATAGATTCTACAATATTATATTATTTACAATCATGCGTGAACTGTAAAGCATGTGAAGCAGCATGTCCATTCACGCCAACCTCCCTAGAATACTCTCCAGTAAACAAGGCAGAAATAGCAAGGCAGTTATATAGGCCTAGGTTTACAATCTGGGGTAAAACTATTGGAAGGGTAATTGGAGGAAGTAAGAAGTACCTTAGCTTGGAAGAAGCTGAAACTATGGCAGATTATGCATGGCACTGCACTAATTGCGGAGCTTGTATGTTCGTATGTCCTATGGCTATTGATAGCGGTGCATTAATAGATCTACTAAGGCAAGTTACGTTTAAGGCAGGAATGACTCCAAAGATATATACTGATATAGAACAGCTTGAGGTTTCAGGCAAATATTGGGACATTCAAGTGTTTAGGGACGCGTGGAACAATTTAATATCGAAAATGAAGGAAGCAGTAGGGAAAGATATTCCGCTAGACAAAAAGAATTCAGAGGTATTGTTTTACGCAAGCATTTACGAAGCTATGGTATATCCAGACGTATTAATTAAGGTTGCAAAGATCTTGGATATGTTAGGTAAGGATTGGACTTTCATGTCTAAACCTTTAGGCATAAGACCTCCGGTAGGGTTAGTAATAGGAGATAAGGAAGGAGCATTAGACGTAATGAAGAGGGTTTATGCTTATTTCACTGAGATGTCTCCAAAGTATGTTCTATTGACTGCAGGAGGATTTGAGTATCCAGCACTAAGGTATACGATGCATGAAGTTCTTAAAGTGCAACCAAAGTATGAAGTAGTTCACGTTACGGAACTTCTTGCAAAGTGGTATGAAGAGAAAGAATTCGAGATAGAACCAGTAGATGAAGTAATAACTTGGCATGACCCATGTCAATTGGGAAGAAGAGGAGGTGTATTTGAAGCTCCCAGAGTTCTAATGAAAGCTTTATCTAAGAATTTTAAGGAGTTACCAAGCCATGGTGTTAATAGCTTCTGCTGTAGCAGAGGCGGAGGAGGTTGCGGATTAGCTAGTATGGTTGAGAATATGGCTAAAGCTATAGGTATACCTATTAGCGAGAAGGATAAAAAGTTCTTGGACTCGACTCTAGAGCCGTTAATAAAGGCAGGTAAAATTAAGGTTAATGAAATAAATAAAGTGAAAGCTTCAGAGGTTCTAACCGGTTGTCCCGTTTGCATAGAGAGTATAGGATTTTCCATAGACTATTACCACGCTAACGCCAAAGTTAATCATATTATAGAGCTATTAGCAGATAGAATAAAGGTGACTAAAAAGTGA
- a CDS encoding hyaluronate lyase, with translation MSFKISRRDFLKLALTATMLTAPEWDKAVTKAVDMIKNGDVNIVWFEAQACEGNTTAIIQATDPSVAEVLFGASPLVGPGSVKISFWPSIMPQQGEQAVQILEDVIAGKYNPYVLVIEGSFPDENTAQQYNPNNPGFFGMLGPKTLNQWVAELLPNAVAVLTVGNCASYGGLIADKVYQPPPKFITPSWSPSPTGAIGFFDDPLRGYKGLLSRFYEDNYLNAQAGAAPFYTFVKNPNAYLDITPSPSASVKPAIAVPGCPANGNGIMRTLANLVLWAGGLAPLPELDQYWRPLYFFKYTVHEQCPRAAWYAAGEFRTQPGQPTAACLFEVGCKGPVSNCPWNKYGWVGGIGGPTRTGAVCIGCTMPGFTDLYEPFYKPLQVPVPSSTLTTAGLIAGGIAIGAAAGIAEKKMVQKGKLRGS, from the coding sequence ATGTCATTCAAAATATCCAGAAGGGATTTTCTCAAGCTAGCACTAACTGCAACAATGCTTACTGCTCCGGAATGGGATAAGGCTGTTACTAAAGCAGTCGATATGATAAAAAATGGCGATGTGAACATAGTATGGTTCGAAGCTCAAGCTTGTGAAGGAAATACAACTGCAATCATACAAGCTACTGATCCTTCAGTGGCGGAAGTATTATTTGGAGCGAGTCCGTTAGTAGGTCCTGGTAGCGTTAAAATATCCTTCTGGCCATCTATTATGCCACAACAAGGTGAGCAAGCAGTACAAATTTTAGAAGACGTAATAGCAGGGAAGTACAATCCATACGTTCTTGTAATAGAAGGTAGTTTTCCAGACGAAAATACTGCACAACAATACAACCCCAATAACCCTGGATTTTTCGGAATGCTGGGACCAAAGACGTTAAATCAATGGGTAGCAGAATTATTACCTAACGCTGTTGCAGTATTAACAGTAGGTAATTGTGCATCTTATGGGGGACTAATAGCCGATAAGGTTTACCAACCTCCGCCAAAGTTTATAACTCCTTCTTGGTCTCCGTCTCCCACTGGAGCTATTGGCTTTTTCGACGATCCTTTAAGAGGATATAAAGGATTATTAAGCAGATTCTATGAAGATAACTACTTAAACGCACAAGCCGGAGCTGCACCATTCTATACATTTGTAAAGAATCCTAATGCTTATTTGGACATAACTCCTTCACCCTCAGCTTCGGTTAAGCCAGCAATAGCTGTTCCAGGTTGTCCTGCAAACGGTAACGGAATAATGAGGACTTTAGCAAATCTAGTACTATGGGCTGGCGGATTAGCTCCTCTTCCTGAATTAGACCAGTATTGGAGGCCGCTATACTTCTTTAAATATACTGTACATGAGCAGTGTCCTAGAGCTGCCTGGTATGCTGCAGGAGAATTTAGAACACAGCCAGGCCAACCTACTGCAGCCTGTCTATTTGAAGTAGGATGTAAAGGGCCAGTATCGAATTGCCCATGGAATAAATACGGTTGGGTAGGAGGAATAGGAGGGCCTACAAGGACTGGTGCAGTCTGTATAGGCTGTACAATGCCAGGATTCACTGATTTATATGAACCTTTCTATAAGCCGTTACAAGTCCCAGTACCATCGTCAACGCTTACGACTGCAGGATTAATAGCGGGAGGTATTGCAATAGGAGCAGCTGCAGGCATAGCAGAGAAAAAGATGGTTCAAAAAGGAAAATTAAGGGGATCATAA
- the tatA gene encoding twin-arginine translocase TatA/TatE family subunit produces MWGSPSDWAVIIIVALILFFGTNKIPELFRSMGRALGEFKKGRLEAEMEMQQMQQPGTAVVAQQGDKVAELQKQIEELQKQLEQLKKQEAQTQKQQ; encoded by the coding sequence ATGTGGGGTAGTCCATCAGATTGGGCTGTAATAATAATAGTAGCTCTTATATTGTTCTTTGGCACAAATAAAATCCCAGAATTATTTAGATCAATGGGTAGAGCACTAGGGGAGTTTAAAAAAGGTAGACTAGAAGCTGAAATGGAGATGCAACAAATGCAACAACCAGGCACTGCAGTAGTAGCACAACAAGGAGATAAAGTTGCAGAGCTTCAGAAACAAATTGAAGAATTGCAGAAGCAATTGGAGCAACTAAAAAAGCAAGAAGCCCAAACCCAAAAGCAACAATAA
- a CDS encoding twin-arginine translocase TatA/TatE family subunit, with the protein MIGNISDTLVLVLIAILLLSGQKDVAGTVRNLGKTIEEFKKRQNEFKTELLRELNETNEIPKSIAREISSEDYYNRYLKPTQASNEKIRELEEQIAKLRLELERMKKGDGKN; encoded by the coding sequence ATGATAGGGAATATATCTGATACACTAGTATTAGTATTAATAGCCATACTGCTCCTGTCGGGTCAAAAGGACGTAGCTGGTACTGTAAGAAATCTCGGAAAAACCATTGAGGAGTTTAAGAAGAGGCAAAACGAATTTAAGACTGAGTTATTGAGAGAATTAAACGAAACTAACGAAATACCTAAAAGCATAGCAAGGGAAATTTCGTCAGAGGACTACTATAATAGATACTTAAAACCTACACAAGCTTCTAACGAAAAAATAAGGGAATTAGAAGAACAAATAGCCAAATTAAGGTTAGAATTAGAGAGGATGAAGAAAGGTGACGGAAAGAACTGA
- the tatC gene encoding twin-arginine translocase subunit TatC: protein MTERTELKRDEEKPLLSHIAELAMRLRRGLISLFLAFVIFFAFGYTTINIGGYTVPILYPSLFHSLADSLMLFFIHHELPKGMELLNLNPFDPLYASAYTSFYLALFISLPIIFRELWGFVSPGLYEHEKKLVKYIIFPAALLFAAGSLFAYFIIVPLMMKFVVLYTTALGVEPTLSLRAFVSTVVSLMMVTGIAFEYPLAMSILTYVGMVKADSWKKNWRWGVMGAFIIAWIISPGTTGGVIETTIGVILSVLYFVGVASAKIIEKRKIKRNEETIQR, encoded by the coding sequence GTGACGGAAAGAACTGAACTTAAAAGAGACGAAGAGAAGCCTCTTTTGTCGCATATTGCAGAATTAGCGATGAGACTAAGGAGAGGACTTATCAGTCTTTTTTTGGCATTCGTAATATTTTTTGCCTTTGGATATACTACTATAAATATTGGCGGATATACTGTTCCCATCTTATATCCTAGTTTATTTCACAGTTTAGCCGACAGTCTAATGTTATTTTTTATTCACCATGAGCTACCAAAAGGGATGGAATTACTTAACTTAAATCCATTCGATCCTCTATATGCCTCTGCATATACTTCTTTCTATTTAGCATTATTTATTTCCCTTCCAATAATTTTTAGAGAGTTATGGGGTTTCGTTTCTCCAGGGTTATATGAGCATGAGAAAAAGTTGGTTAAATATATAATATTCCCTGCCGCGTTACTTTTTGCTGCTGGTTCTCTTTTTGCTTATTTTATAATAGTTCCTTTGATGATGAAGTTCGTAGTTTTATATACCACAGCCTTGGGCGTTGAGCCGACGCTTAGTTTAAGAGCCTTCGTCTCAACTGTAGTTTCCCTTATGATGGTTACCGGAATAGCCTTCGAGTACCCACTAGCGATGTCGATACTAACTTACGTCGGAATGGTTAAGGCTGATAGCTGGAAGAAGAATTGGAGATGGGGAGTGATGGGAGCTTTTATCATAGCCTGGATTATTTCTCCCGGAACAACAGGAGGAGTAATTGAGACTACAATAGGAGTTATACTCTCAGTATTATATTTCGTAGGAGTAGCCTCAGCAAAAATAATAGAAAAAAGGAAGATCAAAAGGAATGAAGAAACAATACAAAGGTAA
- a CDS encoding tetratricopeptide repeat protein, translating into MSDIDIKINEYKRLIKIEPNNAWHHFHLGEALEEKGELNDAIEEYSRAVELDPTFPDFHFKKAEALLKLSKFQEAVQVYDNAIRKDPKDAHLYHYFKGEIYEKLGKYEEALKEYNRAIEWSPNNSWYRQAKIYLLEKMNRLEDALKEVDELIKIDSSAVNLELRKEILAKLKNNNNIKV; encoded by the coding sequence ATGAGCGACATAGATATTAAGATTAATGAGTACAAAAGGCTAATTAAAATAGAACCGAATAATGCATGGCATCACTTTCATTTAGGAGAGGCATTAGAAGAGAAGGGAGAACTAAATGATGCAATAGAGGAATACTCAAGAGCCGTAGAACTAGATCCGACTTTTCCAGATTTTCATTTTAAGAAGGCAGAAGCTCTACTAAAATTATCTAAGTTCCAGGAGGCAGTCCAAGTATACGATAACGCTATAAGAAAAGATCCTAAGGATGCGCACCTCTACCATTACTTTAAAGGAGAGATCTACGAAAAATTAGGTAAATATGAAGAGGCATTAAAAGAATATAATAGGGCAATAGAATGGTCCCCAAATAACTCTTGGTATAGGCAAGCGAAGATATACCTTTTAGAAAAAATGAATAGACTTGAAGATGCACTTAAAGAAGTAGACGAGTTGATTAAGATAGACAGTTCAGCCGTTAATCTTGAATTGAGAAAAGAGATCTTGGCTAAGCTAAAGAATAACAATAACATTAAAGTTTAA
- a CDS encoding succinate dehydrogenase/fumarate reductase iron-sulfur subunit: protein MSFEVTLKVRRYSKEKGSWWQEYKLNVDRFTTVIEALRRIKTEQDPTLSFRASCHMGVCGSCGMKINGKPKLACKTLIVNEGKKEITIEPMDNFPVIKDLIVDLDSVYRKMNKIIPRVTPPEEVIQGKAETRLKPEDQKELWSFAQCIICGLCYSACPVVETNKDFLGPAVLAMAYRFSADPRDTLGKKRLEIVDDPIIGIWNCRVAGSCSVVCPRNVDPSLAIQRLKEMSMK, encoded by the coding sequence ATGTCTTTTGAAGTAACGCTGAAGGTCAGGAGGTATTCCAAAGAAAAGGGAAGTTGGTGGCAAGAATATAAACTAAATGTTGATAGATTCACTACCGTTATAGAGGCATTAAGGAGAATAAAAACCGAACAAGATCCTACATTATCCTTTAGAGCTTCATGCCATATGGGAGTTTGCGGTAGTTGCGGTATGAAAATAAACGGAAAACCTAAGTTAGCTTGCAAAACGCTCATAGTGAATGAGGGGAAAAAGGAAATTACTATAGAACCCATGGATAACTTTCCTGTAATTAAAGATCTGATAGTCGACCTAGACTCTGTTTACAGAAAAATGAATAAAATAATACCAAGAGTTACACCCCCAGAGGAAGTAATTCAAGGTAAGGCTGAAACTAGACTAAAACCTGAAGACCAAAAAGAACTCTGGAGTTTCGCGCAATGCATAATTTGCGGCCTCTGTTATTCTGCTTGTCCGGTAGTTGAAACAAATAAAGACTTTCTGGGCCCTGCAGTACTTGCTATGGCATATAGGTTTTCAGCTGATCCTAGGGACACCCTAGGAAAGAAAAGACTGGAAATAGTAGACGATCCTATAATAGGCATATGGAATTGTAGAGTTGCAGGCTCTTGCTCAGTTGTATGCCCTAGAAATGTTGATCCTTCTTTAGCAATACAAAGATTAAAGGAGATGAGTATGAAATGA
- a CDS encoding V-type ATPase 116kDa subunit family protein, translated as MIIPEPMLKVYMLFPSDLTEQISACIVKFGDFQPEEGKYFERASYMEQVSFVNTMLDEVSKIIDFFNIGYKKEGIVEFNGIEKNLEEFRIESKFIDSIYQKIFSYNKYLDERARLYDEIEETRSEEKLIELDKVIHEITELHKELNTERKAIEKRIMEDYNKLLTLKEILKILTSVRFSKYYAYLEGYIREKRKDEFLRVMSKYALIIFERPKRFGSKEIPPTYSSVPHFMRPFESIVGIYGTPSYWEVDPTFLFAITFPLFFALMFPDAGDGLILLLFSILFYKYAKNKNNQQLKDISIVLAYSSALSMIIGMLLREFFGPLFVEGTKELVPQSNESTIGPLYYYWPVPPDVSKIFSSIIPFGQYSQPLYGIQNAIIIAILIGIILTLIANSLGIYNSHLKSAKEDILYNKIPNFIVYLSPTIIFIYGFYNPYKYFINTYNLLGALLYTVMHLYSPIFYGSYLVSFISIIIFFIGEIYGWISHIYINIREGLKNALLKGFIEGFFSPLLLVISNVISFIRLLVLGLSHYYILYAFSFIAVMLAGTLDTWRILSNPVSIIILILGNILVIGLEGFVAVIQAIRLNLYELGGKFCECEGRPFENVKEYAIIKNMC; from the coding sequence GTGATAATTCCTGAACCAATGCTAAAGGTCTACATGCTTTTTCCTAGCGATCTTACAGAGCAAATTTCAGCTTGTATTGTAAAGTTTGGGGATTTCCAACCGGAAGAAGGAAAATATTTTGAAAGGGCATCATACATGGAGCAAGTTTCCTTTGTAAACACTATGCTCGACGAAGTATCTAAGATTATAGATTTCTTTAATATAGGTTATAAAAAAGAGGGAATAGTAGAATTTAATGGAATAGAGAAAAATCTTGAGGAATTTAGAATTGAAAGTAAATTTATAGATTCAATTTATCAGAAAATTTTCTCCTATAACAAATACCTAGATGAGAGGGCAAGACTTTACGACGAGATTGAGGAAACTAGATCCGAAGAGAAATTGATAGAACTCGATAAAGTAATTCACGAAATTACTGAACTGCATAAAGAGCTTAACACCGAAAGAAAGGCTATAGAAAAGAGGATAATGGAAGATTATAATAAGTTACTCACATTAAAAGAAATTCTTAAAATACTTACTTCGGTAAGATTTAGTAAATATTACGCTTATCTTGAAGGTTATATAAGGGAAAAGAGAAAGGACGAATTCCTGAGAGTTATGTCTAAATACGCTTTGATAATTTTTGAGAGACCAAAGAGGTTCGGAAGTAAGGAAATTCCCCCTACATATTCTTCTGTTCCTCACTTTATGAGACCATTTGAGAGCATAGTAGGCATTTACGGCACACCATCTTATTGGGAGGTAGATCCTACATTCCTTTTCGCAATAACCTTCCCTTTGTTCTTTGCTCTCATGTTTCCTGACGCTGGAGACGGTCTAATATTATTACTTTTTTCCATTTTATTCTATAAATACGCTAAAAATAAGAATAATCAACAACTTAAGGACATATCAATTGTTTTAGCCTATTCAAGTGCATTGTCAATGATAATAGGTATGTTATTGAGAGAATTCTTCGGACCGTTATTCGTTGAAGGTACAAAAGAATTAGTTCCTCAATCCAATGAATCAACAATAGGTCCGCTTTACTATTACTGGCCAGTTCCTCCAGACGTTTCTAAGATATTTTCTTCTATAATACCCTTCGGTCAATATTCTCAGCCCTTATACGGTATTCAGAACGCAATAATTATAGCTATACTTATCGGTATAATTTTAACATTGATAGCTAATAGCCTCGGAATTTATAATTCACACCTTAAAAGCGCTAAGGAAGATATCTTGTATAATAAGATACCTAACTTTATAGTTTACTTATCTCCTACGATCATTTTCATTTACGGATTTTATAACCCTTATAAGTATTTTATTAACACATATAACTTGCTAGGAGCATTGCTTTATACAGTAATGCATTTGTATAGTCCAATATTTTATGGCTCTTATTTAGTTTCCTTTATATCTATAATAATATTCTTTATAGGTGAAATATACGGATGGATCTCGCACATTTATATTAACATTAGAGAAGGCTTAAAAAATGCATTACTTAAAGGCTTTATAGAAGGGTTCTTTTCTCCTCTTCTACTTGTCATATCTAACGTTATATCCTTCATAAGACTCCTAGTTTTAGGTTTATCCCATTATTACATCCTTTACGCATTCTCCTTTATTGCTGTTATGCTGGCGGGAACTTTAGATACTTGGAGAATCTTAAGTAATCCCGTATCTATAATTATCTTAATCTTAGGAAATATACTAGTAATAGGTTTAGAAGGTTTCGTCGCAGTAATACAAGCTATTAGGCTTAATTTATACGAACTGGGCGGGAAATTCTGCGAATGCGAAGGAAGACCTTTCGAGAACGTAAAAGAATATGCGATTATAAAAAATATGTGTTAA
- a CDS encoding class I SAM-dependent methyltransferase, which produces MNEIKVSNEELQRIYNDLPEFYDRANAMISFFQDVKWRAELIKTVKSYCNNPKRILDVASGKGELSYVISKLMKTEIVMVDYAENMLKSSLIEGDKVLASFYNLPFRDNVFDAVVSSFALHAADDIGAVVKEMTRVSRKVVGVIAMGKSDNWLLRNYVAFYLRFIQPYLAALVGAKPLDYKYIYYIYRKIPTNSQLKSIISKIFDLKVFKVKALGSVYIFVGLKKRTEEKEGEKSIENEEKIA; this is translated from the coding sequence ATGAATGAAATAAAGGTATCTAACGAGGAACTACAGAGAATATATAACGACCTTCCAGAGTTTTACGATAGGGCAAACGCAATGATCTCATTCTTTCAAGATGTGAAGTGGAGGGCTGAACTAATAAAGACTGTAAAAAGTTATTGCAATAATCCTAAAAGAATACTTGACGTTGCAAGCGGAAAAGGAGAATTATCGTATGTAATTTCCAAGTTAATGAAGACAGAAATAGTAATGGTAGACTATGCCGAAAACATGTTAAAATCAAGTTTAATTGAAGGAGATAAAGTCCTCGCATCTTTCTATAATTTACCTTTTAGAGACAACGTATTTGACGCAGTAGTAAGCAGTTTCGCTCTTCATGCAGCCGACGATATAGGAGCAGTAGTAAAAGAGATGACCAGAGTATCAAGAAAAGTAGTTGGAGTAATTGCCATGGGTAAATCTGATAATTGGTTGCTCAGAAATTACGTTGCGTTCTATCTTAGGTTTATCCAACCTTATTTAGCCGCACTTGTGGGAGCTAAACCTTTGGATTACAAATATATTTATTATATTTATAGAAAGATCCCTACTAATTCACAATTAAAGAGTATTATAAGCAAGATATTCGATCTAAAGGTCTTTAAAGTTAAAGCTTTGGGTTCTGTTTACATTTTTGTAGGCTTAAAGAAAAGAACTGAGGAAAAGGAAGGCGAAAAAAGTATAGAAAATGAAGAAAAAATTGCTTAG
- a CDS encoding TQO small subunit DoxA domain-containing protein encodes MDTEKLISTIAILAFIFATGVTLGLYQIDFQGLTHLTNWSKTVGYCLAGTRLYTNGTLFLQISRVDGPDTYGGFIVLVQVLYPNGTVVYQWNANQLGHIPKSDIHNEFSLHPAHSTGFALLVPLGQNATVILNMPFHIPPGTYIVKVYDANGASAAYGQKWEIEVQAES; translated from the coding sequence ATGGATACAGAAAAGCTAATTTCTACAATAGCAATTCTGGCATTTATTTTCGCTACAGGAGTGACATTGGGTTTGTATCAAATAGACTTTCAAGGTTTAACGCACTTAACTAACTGGTCTAAGACTGTAGGATATTGCTTAGCTGGAACTAGGTTGTACACAAACGGTACATTATTCCTACAAATATCTAGAGTTGACGGACCAGACACGTATGGAGGGTTTATCGTTTTAGTTCAAGTACTTTATCCTAACGGTACTGTAGTCTATCAATGGAACGCAAACCAACTTGGGCATATTCCAAAGAGCGATATTCATAACGAGTTTTCCTTACATCCCGCCCATAGTACTGGATTTGCATTACTCGTTCCGCTGGGTCAAAACGCTACTGTTATACTTAATATGCCGTTCCATATACCTCCTGGAACTTACATAGTAAAAGTCTACGATGCAAACGGAGCTAGTGCTGCATATGGACAAAAATGGGAAATAGAAGTTCAAGCTGAAAGCTAA